The DNA sequence TGTAacctaatttttaaaagtgaaaaagtctGGGTAATATAACACGTCAGAAgtcttaaacttgacaaaaatcaaagacCGATTAAAGGAATAGGTGAATTAAGTGTGAATAACTAGCCTGTGCCTTAGATGTGATTGTTTAGAAGAACATTTGTCCTGAAACCCACGGCTCCTCAACGACGCAGCCAGGCTGCAAAGGACCCCGTGAAGACCCATCTGACCCAGCTGCCCGGTCCATGCTCTAAGGACCCTTTGTGGCACAACAGCAGTTCGGCATCCTCCAGGTCAGCATTAACGGCTACCGGAACGCAACTCTGTGCCCTCCCCACTGCATGCAGTCTGCATCACCAGTGGAAGACGTCTGTGGAACGTAATTATAAACTTACCAAACCTCTTTCCTAAAGACCTTGGCTTAGTTTATACCTGCAGCCTATGTTTCTCTAACCTGTTTAGATAACATTTACTTGGGGTCAGCATTACGAATAATAGCTATATTATTTGTTCAGAGATaaataagcatttatttatcGTTAATTCCACCAGAGCCATTAAGTGGTTCCCATAAGCGACATTTCCATATAAATCTCTTCCATTGCTACTTTCAGCTCAACAGCATTGCATTCAGCCGTTCTGTGTTCAttccatttatttgtttctgcGATTTACTCAGTATCTTCCTTCATATTTAGTTGTCTATTATTCTCTATTATCAGTGCATATTCACTTATTGGTATCATCACTAGTTGTATTTACTCTTGCATatctattgttaataaatttaatttatcttaTTACAATTGTGTCTTCTTTGTGTTGATGATCCAAGGCTCTACTAGCTAGCTAAACCACCAATCTTTCAGATAAATCAGTTGATCAGCTTCCTCCAATGTGTGCAATTCAAATGATTGAACAGCTTGTGGGAAACACGCCCACATTGCCAAATTACCAGTCTTTGACTGGTGCACTAAACTAAGTGAGGTGGGAACTGGTCATCTGATATACTCATAACCGCACCTCGAGTGACGTGTGACCCAAAATCACAACGTCTTAGGTGACGTGAGTCCCACATACTACAGTTGTAAGTGTGGTTTGACCTGACCCGGATGTTACCGTTCTGAGTCATCTTGATATTGTAACTATGGTGTATACGTCTTCAAACTGATATGCCCCACTGCAAGTTTTAAGATTGACAAAAAatagaagagtaaataaaggtattactaaattaagtgcgaatatctaaactaaagtaaataaaataaaataagcaacatTTCCCTGCGGCTTAggtactgtttgtttaaaatgaaaaaccttattttaaagtgaaaagctttaggatgagtgccgaattgtttcattaattaagaaatgctaaagatttattaaaaataacgttcgttctaatgttaaaacattactttaattcttttaaatcctTGCGTCGGTCTCTCCTTACGCTGTTAGGGGCTGGCAGTAGGTGTGGTCTGGCCTCAGGAGCATAAAGTCATTCTGAGTTTGACACGGTCGTGCGAGGTTATCTGACGGAGGCTACGTAAGATAGtctgctctttttctttctttctttctttatttattttagatcacAGTTATTTTTTCCCTTCTTTTCTAACTTGTAACAGGATTTTGACGAGTAGCTTATACTCTTACTTAACGGTGTGATATTTTTCTTTCACACCACGGGTAAGATGAGTCAGCTCTATTTTCTTTAACTTGCGACAAAAGCTACCTTTTAATTTGTAAAGTTAGACTATAAGGTTTTGACAAGTAGCTTACTTAACGTTCGCttctaatacatttttgttttagaagatggtaagatgagtcaactctatattatttaacttgtaatgttatgctattgtttCAACTAAGGTGTcagatgctttgtttgttttaaataaacaaacacgttCACTTctgcttctttttatttaacttgtaACAAACTCTAACtattttaaaacgttttaaCAACACTAGCAAGTCTAATATTTTTTCTTGATATGTGTGTGAaaaaactctaataaaaacttccctttgtcccgtttaacacagtttcacaatttaaagtttaaaacacataacaataccccacacacaaaaacacgtttcccaaaacacacattccttaggatcactggacagtaaaaacagatggtcatttagatgggtggggGTGTACaaaacaggtgtccagtttgggtgggtgggaggggtgggggtcggtatttttatgcaataaatcaaatttttgaCATTAGGCACACTAGGGTCTCTCTcccgtggcagaaacagagaagcAGATAGAGAAAAGTTAGTgtagctgctgttccaaccAAGCAAAAAAAATGATGTGTTCAACCCAAGCAAAAGAATGATAATGTAACATTTGAGCAGATATTACTGAAGTACTAGGTTATGAGATATATTGTGTGAATGTTTCACTAAAAAgatgtctttaatctagatttaaacagagagagtgtgtctgaaccctgaacgttatcaggaaggctattccagagtttgggagccaaatgtgaCAAAGTtgtacctcctttagtggactttgttATGCTAGGTACTACCaagagtccagagttttgcggccttagggagcgggttggattgtagcgtggtagaagactagttaatTAGACTAGCTagttagtaatattttgtaactgatacaGAATTTAAGATTTTGGACTgcctgtagcttgtttattgaagatgcaggacaaccaccgAGCAGTGCAtaacaatagtccagtctagaggtcatgaatgcatgaactagcttttctgcatcagaaacaggtaacatgtttcgtagcttggcaatgtttctaagatggaagaatgctgtttttgtaacatgggaaatatgattttcaaaagacaagttgctgtctaatgtAACACCCacatttttgactgtagagaaaataacattacattaatCTAAACAACAGAGACTAATATTAAACAATGCTCTTATTgattggataaaagtgtcagcCAAAcgcatgaatgtaaatgcattGTGCCGAAACTGGTTTATAATCTCAGTTAACACAAACTGTAAACATTTCATCTAGGTGTCACctataatgcacaccttttacattttttatatttattaaaatctactgtaaatcatatgtaaaatTTGCTATTTTTCAGTACCGAATGGGCTCAAACGCAAAATATGCCATaatttaaagctcaatagcatttgatgagaatgacttacagtcataacacaaactgtaaactgttcatctagatgtcaactataatgcacgccttttacatttttgatatttattaaaatctactgtaaatcatatgtaaaaCTAGCTATTTTTCAGTACCAAATGGGCTCAAACGCAAAATATGCCATaatttaaagctcaatagcattttaggagaatgacttacagttataacacaaactgtaaactgttcatCTGGGTGCAAACTGTAATGCACAcctttacatttttgatatttattaaaatctactgtaaatcatatgtaaaaCTAGCTATTTTTCAGTACCAAATGGGCTCAAACGCAAAATATGCCATaatttaaagctcaatagcatttgatgagaatgacttacagttataacacaaactgtaaactgttcatCTAGATGTCAACTACAATGCAcgccttttacatttttgatatttattcaaatctactgtaaatcatatgtaaaaCTAGCTATTTTTCAGTACCGAATGGGCtcaaatgcaaatttaaagctcaatagcaTTTGAGCAGACTGGCTTACAAGCTTACATACCTTTCCTTTATGAAGTGGTGACGTCCTGGCTTTGAAAATGCATACAGTTTCAAAGTGTTTATCCAAACATCTCAGGAGATTCTCTTGCTCCCTGTATTTGGCGCACTGTGTTCCTGTGCTCGTGCTGTGCCGCTGGTTCAGTGGCTTGCGTTTTGTTTACCAAAATATGTCGCAATGATTTGTAATAATAGagttgttataaagtcaagtccTGCCGAGTCATGAAGGtcaggtcaagtcaagtctcaagtcactggatctcaagtccaagtcaagtcattttctttatttagtcaaGCAAGTCACAAGTTCATAAATTTACGACTCGAGTCAAGTCATGAGTCCCCCACCTCtcgatatttgtactggaaaacaagacaaaaatactgagaaggaaaatcatgttttgcagtgtaaatatttagaaatattaagGCAGACTGATTTGTGATTTGAAGTTTGTCATAACTGGCAACAATGAATAAAAGAGCGTAACAGTTGGAGATCAGCAGTCACATGCAGGATTGGATGAGGTTTGATGGGAGGAGCTGAGAAAGAGAataagagagagacagatgatCAGACTGACACAAACTCATCAGAAATGGAGCTGGACACAGTGTTCACCATGCTTCTGCTCTCAGGTACGCATGTGTGCCTTTATAAAcacccttcaaaagtttgggttctttaggattgttaatgtttttgtttaccaaggctgcattgatcaaaaatacagtacaaattgtgaaatattattacaatttaaaataactgttttctatgtgaatatgctgatttgctgctcaaggaacatttctgattattatcaatgttgaaaacaggaAACCATGATGCACTTTATTTGTCAGGATTAACCAATGAATAGAGAgtataaaagaacagcatttatttgaaatagaaatcttttgtgacattactgtcactttttatcaatttaatgtgttttataggtttaattgtttattaaaagtattaatttcatagtGAAGTTATTTTCAAACATGAAAACAGTCTGAAATGAACCCTTGTCCTCCGCAGCCGTCTTCAGTTCATCGGTTCCTCGTCAGTTTGAGTTTGTTCAGATGAGCATGAATTGCACTGATGCTCAGAAATACTGCCGTAAGAACTACAGCGATCTggcctccattgaaaacagcgCCGATGTGACCAAGCTGCTGAAGAGTGTGAACGAATCTAGTGATGTCTTTCGTGTCTGGATCGGGCTGATGAACACTTTCAGAAGTGAATGGAAGTGGTCTCTGGGTGACCCTGTGTTTTACACGGCTCAAGATTCAGTGTTTCGCAACTGGGCGTCAAATCAGCCGAACAACAGTCAACATTACTGCGCTTATATGAGTCAGGATGGACTGTGGTGTGATGACAACTGTAATAGCCAAAGGTTTTTCATCTGCTACAATGGTGAGTCAATCACAcagaaatgcttttttttattttttttattctagttaattttattgtattggaCTCAAATCTACTGACTTCACAAACATTTGAAACTGACTTATTGATCTGAGCTTATGtacagtttttgagtgaaaattgcCAAgattatccacaaataatgtttgtttgttttttttcactcatAATCTGAGGTGCATAAGCTTAGACCAATGAGGCCTACGATCAATCAGTTTCAAAAAAGAATTTATCACAAGTACATTTAAAGAATCTTTTATAGAATTTtactcagttttgttttttttgtataacatcagttggtaacactttagaatactgttagATTCTAGAATCGTTTAGAATCGTTAATGAAtaattacactcttaaaaataaaggtgctacACGATGAatcttttttgtctaaatggttccataaagaacctttaacatctgattAAAAAGATTGtattcttcagattataaagaGGTAAGAAATAGATggttcttaaaagaacctttgattgaatggttctttgtggaaccaaaacaAGTAACAGATGACAAAATCACTTCAATAATACCTCGAACACAAccacaacacacacacgcatgcacacacggCGTAAACACAAACTCAGgaacaataacaaaattaacCAAGATGAGACCCAGGCAAAACAGCAGTGCTGTCACAGCAGTAGATGAATTCTGCCCCAAACTAACAATCACAGAAACCCTTGCATGTGCAGTTACCTGCCGAACATGGAAGAGTTACAATAAACTGGGCTAACAATTGTACGTAACACGAGGGCGTTATGGCGCCATACTACAAACTGTCACCAGTCACAGAAAATTGTGGCTATTTGGGCATGTTACtctgaaaatgtaattaaattactgatTATTCCTTTTAAAAGTAATCACATTACTGTTCTGATGACTTTATTtcaaaagtaattagttacattactAGTTACGTAACTTATTTATGTGACTACATCCATGAAATTTACATGAAATCCCAGCATAAACGCTCCTGATAAATATTTGCTATTAAAGCATCAACATTCACagaacactgttatttttaactaaagcAAGCATACGCAGCTGCGTACATGGTTTGGCATGGCATAATGCCAGCAAATAGCGCTGCTTTTATAATCTCTAAAAAGATGACATCTCAGTTCATTGCAATCTCACAAAGCTCTGTTATAACACAATGAATATATGCATAATTAATCTTTCATAATGTCTACAATTCGTGTGTTGTAATGAGAGGATACTTTAGCACGCACATTTCAGCACTGCACTCCTGAGGGCCATTGCGTTCCAGTCAACattgctcaacgctgcaaaCACGTGTCATAGCCTAAATAGAAACTCGGCCTACGCTTGCGCctgttaattgttttttattttatattagttcTTGTTGCTTTTGTGCAATAGATGaataacaatttatttgttttagatattttatgtttagatTTTTCTATTTTGTGGGAGTCCCGtgaatcattttattctccCGCATCCCGCACACACACGAGTGTCTACCCGCCCGCACCAGCACTCGCCCATCTTGTCCTGCGCCGCTAAGTAATGCGTTACTGTCCAACACTGGTGACGACAAACTACAAACAAATCAGCCTCTTTTGTTAATGGCCAAAGTTCCTTCTAGCAATGAGACAAGCCTACATGTGAACCATTGTGAGCGTCCAACACACAGCAGCTGGAAAACCGGAAACAACGATCCTGGCGGTAACAAGTACACTGATATTACCATCCCATGTGTCTATATGCAAATTTGCAGCTGCACAGCTGCTACACCTACCATCAATTCACAACCTGAAATATCCACAGAAAGGGGCGGTACCACTGATGGCGTATCCCGAGACACAAAACACTCTCGTTTTTATAATCCCCAAAATGTGCTCTGATAGGTTTAAAGTTTTAGCATGACACCAGCCTATAGCAATAAGGGTTATACCACCGTGTACACAAGTAATAGCCAGTGAAGGGTGCAAGCAACCAAGTCATGATGATGtatcttttcaaaatgctttcacTGGATTCTAATGATCGTACGCAGTGTTTATATCTGCTGCAATGATTGATTCTCTCCACAGCATAGACATGTGCACTAGATCATCACTGGTAAACAAAGGctgaaaatgaacatttcttGATTTTCTCTTCACATGCAGACAGCAGTAAAGGATTCACCCTCGTGCAGCAGTCGATGAGCTGGAGATCTGCTCAGAGCTACTGCAGAGGGAATCACACGGATCTGAGCAGCGTGAGGAACCAGAGTGAGAACCAGCAGATTCAGCAGCTCATGAACACTGGAGGAGTCACTGCCATCTGGATCGGTCTGTTCAGAGACTCATGGGAATGGTCCGACAAGAGTACATCCTCGTTTAGAAACTGGGCATCCACTGAACCCAATGACAATTTAGGCAATGAAGACGCCACAGTGCTTGTGATAAGTGGAGAGAGAAGGGGTCAGTGGGCGGACTGGCCTTGTAATACACTATTTCCCTTCGTCTGTCAAGAAGGTGAGTCGATACTTGGACTTGCATGTGTAAAATGAGAGAACGTTATCAAGCAAAATCTCAAATGTCTCTTCCAGATCAGTTCATACTCATCAAGCAGAATCTGAGCTGGAGTGAAGCCATGACGTACTGCAGACAGAATCACGTGGACCTGGTGTCGGTTCCCAGCCCCCAGATTGAGCAGCGGGTGATGAGCGCAGCGAGAAGAGCCTCGACGACAGCCGTGTGGATGGGTTTGCATCACTACTGCAGCATGAACATGTGGCTGTGGCTGCGCGGCGAGGTGGTCTGTTATCAGAACTGGGCCGTGGGGAACGGCACTGGACCACACAACTGTCACGAGCGGAGAGTCTGAGCCATTCAGTCATCTGGAGATCAGCGCTGGGTCAGCCTTCCTCCGACCATCAGACTCAACTTCATCTGCACCAACTCTGAGCCTTGAGTGTCTGTTTGCACTGCGAAGAATGACATCttttttacaatacaaatatCTGAACTTCCTCAACACTCATAATCATTCATAAGACcatttcaaacaaaaaataaataaatgttacgtTTCCTGTTCTGGTCATTTTGACCCGGGTATGATGAGAGTACCATTAGGTgtcaaaatactttttgtaaagTGAACCCTGAAGTTATATTAGTGTGAAAACACTTTTGTAATGTATAGTTGGCCTTTTCCTCAATATCTCTTTTGTTTTGGGGAGGAATTTTGTTTTGATAAACATGAATATGTATTTCTATTGACAAACCATTTCAACATTCAAACCTTAGTAATGAGAAGTTATATGATCAGATACAATAtagttttagtaaaaaaaataaataaaagttgtctgtttaataaaataatgattcttCAAGTCCAAATGGACCCATAATGCAAAAATAGTACAGAACATGAATACATTATGaggattaaataaaaatgcattcacTTGAGATGCAAGATATAAAGTagttttttctaaaaaatgtttaaaaattaagaacatttttacctaaaacaagaacaaatatctgcacGTGAGGTCAGAAAAATAGACCTATTTCAAAGAGAAAAGAAGAGTATTTTTTGAGCACATTGACAAccatttgttcttgttttcagtttaaacacttcattttgatcactttcccaaaaaacaaaacttttgttctgtcattttgcttctcaagtaaatgtatcttgatttaagaatatttgtactgaaaagcaagaaaaataaactaaGCAGGAAAATCATAGCAGTGTGTGCATAACCAAtgttttattctttattaatatgTGTCGCATTCATGTAGTTCAGTGCGACAGTAACTCTGATTCTCATTTGCTTAGTTTCAGTGTTTTATTGGTGGTTTTTAGGGAATAATCTGTGAGACTTTAAACAgcattgtattaaatatataataaaatgatacacACAGCGTTTGTTGTGTGAGTCTGATCCCAAAGGAAAACTCTTTGCCGTTTACACCGATGGCATGTCATTGATTTTACATGATATTTGTTGTGTCTGACGTTGTGAGCAACTGAAGTGGTCGGTGAAGTTGAACAGAGCTCATGATTATGCACATGAGCAGTGATTATAGGGGCAGAGCCAGTGTAGGTGATTGATGCATCACAGACTCGCCCCCCTTGACTGCATCATGTGGTCATAATCATAGTTTGTGCATTCATTTCAGTATGACCTGTTGGTGACACTTTAGTTTCttgaaattttaaaatcttgcaAATTTTGAATTCAACAGAAGTTAATGTTGGGGgtagtcatggcctaatggttagggagtcgggtttgtaacctgaaggttgctggttcgattctcatGCCTcaggcaggaattgaaggtggggattgtgaatgaacagcactctctccaccttcaataccatgactaaggtgcccttgagcaaggcaccgaacccctaattgctctgcatgtgcgtgcgtgtgtgcgcttggatgggttaaatgcagagcactaatttcgagtatgggtcaccatacttgacaatacgtcactaaCTTAAAAATACAAAGTTACTGGGTATTGTATTCAGGTCAGTCTCTCCTGGCTGGTTTGTTAAATTTAGCTGTATTTGGCTGAGCCGTGGTTTGGGTGGCTCGCCGATGTTTTTGATTTCTGTAATACTTCAAATCAGAAGCTTGACCAGAGTTCTTGTAAGGAGAATAATTTATTGAAGGTGGTAGTGTAGAAGTTCTTCAGTAGTGATGTTGGTATGTCAAGAAACCCAGCCCAAGATACTgtctgtgaggaaaaaaaataaaaatacaataacacCCCGTGGAAAGCCCATGATACTTTAACCTCATGAGGACCTGGCATGACCTCTTCTATGGAGAGCTCATGATACACTATCCTGTAATTAAACCTATTACTAAAGTTATTAATCTTTCAATTTCCCAGGGAAAATTCCCAAGTGTTTGGAAGTTTCAATATACTACTGTATGATTGTATtgtgtaattattaaattttctagaatgtatttttgattaaattttcTTTAGGGTGACTTGTAACATCTTGTCCAGGGCCTACGGATGAAAAATAGCCTTTGGCTAATTCTGGTACATTTACaggaatgttttattaatgtacaatgtcCCTGTcaagataaataataataataataataaagtagcttatcagtggtgactgtCAAGTTGATGTagatatggcagaaatgtacagtaaaaatcagttaatgatgtaatcaaacagacgatgaacactattaacagcaatgattaaATGTTGCAATCAAACTTAAGGCAAATTTTGGTAGTTATGTTGTTTGAGgattggcatcatctcttctagTTAATACGGCTAGTTAATACAGCATGCAAATCCCGATAGAAGACttgttaggtacgcaggagctaAAGCATTAAGGGACTTTTAAACAAGTAGtcatattttgtaactgatactTAACTTAATAGTTAGCCAGTGCAGAGAAGTTGGGGTtgaatgatcatattttcttgacctggggTCCGTTCTTCGTACGTCACTAACTCAGTtggctggatttgattgttgacgatTTCGCTTGTTCTTGGTTCTTTGAAGCTCATCCTAGACATGTTGTCATAGCAACGGGTCCGTAAActtaaacctgctcgggagcaggtttatttcatgtaaacaggattagattgcacctttttaagcagaattgatacttaaaagCTGTCCTAGCCACCgctactttattacaagagtaccctactggtccagggacaataatttaaaataaaaatgtaaaaattaatttgaaaataatataacaatataatataatgatgtTGTGTAttctataatactatagacacagccagttttactcattgaaatatttgatgaaataattactttataattgtattggagtctGAATCGTTAATTTGAGTGATGACAGATATTATGGGAGGGGCTTGATGGAGCGCAGAGATGCAAATAACTGGATctctaagaaactttaattaatgctgtcacaaCAAATTtgcttcaaagataaaattaaattaattgctaattacaacattgacataaaaatgtaaagattttgattaaagattaccaaAACAAACAACTATTTTCAAAGGATTAACTTGCACAgattaattatttaccttaAAACTAACAATGTGcactaacaaaataaatattgtacattttgatttcatgcggACTctaatatttgtgtatttttattgttattttgtgttttatccAAGGTTTTATCCAAGGTTTAAAATTTTACCTGAAGAATCCTGATGTTCCTGTCtgactttttttaaacacactcACTTGATCATAAACTCATCATACAGTTATTACCAGGAAAAtaccaggggcctcatttataaagcgtgtgtacactcagatttgatcttagagtgtgcgtacgcttaaatccacgccaacgttcatatttataaaaacggtCTTTGATGTGGAAAAGTGCTTACCCAGCAGGCACCAGACGTCTATGTAACATCAGGTTGACGTTGGACATGACGTCGGACagatgttgcattttggttgaaaattcGACGTTGACttaacgttggattttggttgcacaacctaaaaacaacaaaatctcaACGTCAGCTGACGTCGGTATTGGACGTCAATTTAACATTGACATTAGACGTTGAATTTacattgaattttggtcacC is a window from the Onychostoma macrolepis isolate SWU-2019 chromosome 03, ASM1243209v1, whole genome shotgun sequence genome containing:
- the LOC131536530 gene encoding macrophage mannose receptor 1-like, with amino-acid sequence MGGAEKENKRETDDQTDTNSSEMELDTVFTMLLLSAVFSSSVPRQFEFVQMSMNCTDAQKYCRKNYSDLASIENSADVTKLLKSVNESSDVFRVWIGLMNTFRSEWKWSLGDPVFYTAQDSVFRNWASNQPNNSQHYCAYMSQDGLWCDDNCNSQRFFICYNDSSKGFTLVQQSMSWRSAQSYCRGNHTDLSSVRNQSENQQIQQLMNTGGVTAIWIGLFRDSWEWSDKSTSSFRNWASTEPNDNLGNEDATVLVISGERRGQWADWPCNTLFPFVCQEDQFILIKQNLSWSEAMTYCRQNHVDLVSVPSPQIEQRVMSAARRASTTAVWMGLHHYCSMNMWLWLRGEVVCYQNWAVGNGTGPHNCHERRV